A genome region from Trichoderma asperellum chromosome 7, complete sequence includes the following:
- a CDS encoding uncharacterized protein (EggNog:ENOG41), with the protein MAFSGVSYKDDMKRLSSDRYRGTTITEFEESSSTRSSSDSDPPKYEEILIQRQRDLLISGSNTSFNFSKPIAIPATNADLGSAFLRAYPPVLEDLNISRNEFLEFLDHLNRAIVASPGLRVLGYASDVVGFVPEPTAQIVSAAAGISANVGTFAMSKIRSEMVIRQANKDIFFPRGLEAKITKLKYVAKLANMPILNEKGKIDKQSPILEPLQALAESNELKTISAQQRRLRALETWISPLVIEELPPVANPSNLLSKVDVFVSEAERKSAEKSMLKKRVKVNDKHEKASQKALSKYENSMGRFEEKARSVGERDRHADRDFERLEDRRLKATLKYEKEVEKAQKRYKKRDKEEKSIRRINFLVIIPKSKEE; encoded by the coding sequence ATGGCCTTCTCAGGTGTCAGCTATAAAGATGATATGAAGAGACTCTCTTCGGACCGCTACCGAGGAACCACCATTACAGAGTTCGAGGAGTCCTCATCTACGAGAAGCTCCTCCGACTCTGATCCACCAAAATATGAGGAAATATTAAtccaaaggcaaagagatcTATTAATCAGCGGCTCGAATACTTCGTTCAACTTTTCGAAGCCAATTGCAATTCCCGCTACAAATGCAGATCTAGGGTCTGCATTCCTTCGAGCATACCCACCTGTGTTGGAAGATTTGAACATTTCTCGAAATGAGTTTCTAGAATTTCTAGATCACCTCAACCGCGCTATTGTTGCAAGCCCAGGGCTGCGAGTTCTTGGCTATGCGTCTGATGTTGTTGGATTTGTTCCCGAGCCGACTGCTCAAATTGTTTCGGCGGCAGCTGGCATTAGCGCAAATGTTGGAACTTTTGCCATGTCCAAGATTAGATCTGAGATGGTCATTCGACAAGCGAATAAAGACATCTTCTTTCCCAGAGGCTTGGAGGCAAAAATTACAAAGTTGAAATACGTTGCCAAACTTGCCAACATGCCTATACTgaatgaaaagggaaagataGATAAGCAATCGCCTATCTTGGAGCCTCTTCAGGCCCTCGCCGAGTCAAATGAGCTCAAAACCATTAGTGCTCAGCAGCGCCGTCTAAGAGCTCTTGAAACGTGGATATCTCCTCTGGTTATTGAAGAGCTTCCTCCAGTCGCCAACCCCTCCAATCTTTTGAGCAAAGTGGATGTTTTTGTCAGTGAGGCTGAGCGAAAGTCCGCCGAGAAATCTATGCTCAAGAAGAGGGTGAAAGTGAACGATAAACACGAGAAAGCAAGCCAAAAGGCCCTTTCGAAGTACGAAAACTCCATGGGGCGTTTTGAAGAGAAGGCGAGAAGCGTTGGTGAAAGGGACCGCCACGCAGATAGAGATTTTGAGCGTCTTGAGGATCGTCGCCTAAAAGCTACTCTCAAGTATGAGAAAGAAGTTGAAAAAGCGCAAAAGAGGTACAAGAAAAGggacaaggaagaaaagagcatcAGGCGAATCAACTTTCTTGTGATTATTCctaaaagcaaagaagagtAA
- a CDS encoding uncharacterized protein (EggNog:ENOG41~TransMembrane:1 (o466-483i)) — protein MSSFCAASEAELQSRVLSVKPRGRRSKGCLTCRQRKVKCDEKLPYCLRCLNASRQCLGYGNPQVFINQMLSPAPLNPDTKGGQNIQNPPRKMTFKFSTSGTKLSMMLSPGISRDEITISHLIRKFPVDFAWRLPPGAHGSPLSAVFSNPSERTTAYMAGICLAEAFFARAHKRHDLVVHATLLYNRSLQHLRQDLQDLSRHTSAAAMYSNLWSSFLLCLYEVVSGVSSVGWLEHCHGITALIQMLGPYAFQELDTNLMLETYRGLIVVNFLLQRKHCFLETADWKTIPWLIKGKSLGSSLQDLFCDIPGLIEDVDVITSRSTLGEDLEGMKEALYGKIENTIQQAHQLRWRWEQDHANACKEVPSSGYSPSSSSDRGSSPFPTVLHFSNMDRAIEIVFFNTLHLLIDTLLDPIAPDAMPFLNPSGLQEYFGPFQNPLLLPGQGSREDHALEICRIVDFMSHCKYDSLGMFMLLFPLYVARLCLARRPDVCSWIGRVMNQLVREKGLNIGEVLSEGTAY, from the exons atgtcttctttttgcgcCGCATCTGAAGCCGAGCTCCAGTCGCGAGTCTTGTCAGTTAAGCCGCGTGGACGTCGTAGCAAAGGATGTCTAACGTGCCGACAGCGAAAAGTGAAATGCG ACGAAAAGCTTCCCTACTGTCTTAGATGCTTGAATGCTTCACGGCAGTGTTTAGGATATGGTAACCCCCAGGTTTTCATAAATCAAATGCTATCGCCAGCTCCATTGAACCCCGATACGAAGGGGGGGCAGAATATTCAAAACCCGCCAAGAAAAATGACTTTTAAATTCTCCACTTCTGGCACAAAGCTTTCTATGATGCTCTCACCCGGTATCTCAAGAGACGAGATAACTATATCTCATCTGATAAGAAAATTCCCCGTCGATTTCGCATGGAGGCTTCCACCCGGGGCTCATGGCTCGCCTTTGTCTGCCGTGTTTTCTAACCCAAGCGAGCGTACTACCGCCTACATGGCTGGGATATGTCTTGCCGAAGCGTTTTTTGCCCGGGCCCACAAACGCCACGATCTGGTGGTACATGCAACGCTATTATACAACCGTTCGCTGCAGCACCTCCGCCAAGATTTACAAGACTTGAGCCGCCATacatcagctgctgctatgTACTCTAACCTCTGgagctcttttcttctctgcttgtATGAGGTTGTATCCGGCGTTAGCTCAGTTGGGTGGCTAGAGCATTGCCACGGCATCACTGCTCTT ATACAGATGCTAGGGCCATACGCGTTTCAGGAACTCGACACAAATTTAATGCTAGAAACGTATCGAGGGTTGATT GTtgtaaattttcttttgcagcGGAAGCACTGCTTTCTCGAGACAGCTGATTGGAAGACCATACCCTGGCTGATTAAAGGAAAGTCGCTCGGATCTTCACTACAAGATCTATTTTGTGACATCCCGGGATTGATCGAAGACGTAGATGTAATCACGTCGCGATCTACCCTGGGAGAAGACTTAGAAGGCATGAAAGAGGCACTTTACGGGAAAATCGAAAACACGATTCAGCAAGCACACCAACTGCGATGGCGGTGGGAGCAAGATCACGCTAATGCATGCAAAGAGGTACCGTCTTCAGGCTATTCTCCGAGCTCTTCCAGTGATCGGGGATCCTCGCCTTTTCCGACTGTCCTTCACTTCAGTAACATGGATCGTGCTATTGAAATTGTATTCTTCAATACGCTTCATTTACTTATAGATACGCTATTGGACCCTATAGCTCCTGATGCGATGCCTTTTTTGAATCCATCAGGATTACAAGAGTATTTTGGCCCTTTTCAGAACCCGCTGCTTCTTCCAGGTCAAGGGAGCAGAGAGGATCACGCCTTAGAGATCTGCAGAATCGTTGACTTCATGTCACACTGCAAATATGACAGTCTCGGAATGTTTATGCTTCTGTTTCCTCTATACGTGGCACGTTTGTGTTTAGCTCGACGCCCAGATGTTTGTTCGTGGATAGGGAGAGTTATGAACCAGCTTGTTCGTGAGAAGGGATTGAATATTGGAGAAGTTTTATCAGAAGGCACAGCATATTAA